In one window of Aquimarina spinulae DNA:
- a CDS encoding MerC domain-containing protein, with product MIHKTIRVNWDFIGFSTSFLCMLHCILLPICITLFPLMGLVFLTDEFYEFFLIGISMMIAMFAMYNGYKKYHGKSLPSFLFIITLALFSIGFLIENHLVEKTLHFLGTGFLIIAHYYNWKFTKDYKSCKIKQ from the coding sequence ATGATACATAAAACAATACGTGTAAATTGGGATTTCATAGGGTTTTCTACATCATTTTTGTGTATGCTTCATTGTATACTTTTACCTATATGTATAACTCTTTTCCCTTTGATGGGGCTTGTTTTTTTAACTGACGAATTCTATGAGTTTTTTTTAATAGGAATCAGCATGATGATTGCAATGTTTGCAATGTATAATGGGTACAAAAAATACCACGGTAAATCATTACCATCTTTTCTGTTTATAATAACATTAGCTCTTTTTAGTATTGGGTTTTTAATAGAAAATCATTTAGTAGAAAAGACATTACATTTCTTAGGAACTGGCTTTTTGATAATAGCTCATTATTATAATTGGAAATTTACAAAAGATTATAAAAGTTGTAAGATTAAACAATGA